The following nucleotide sequence is from Anopheles stephensi strain Indian chromosome 3, UCI_ANSTEP_V1.0, whole genome shotgun sequence.
ATTAATCCCGAAAAGGAGGAGTACGAGCTGCAGTACTTTAACTTCTCGTCGGAAGAACTAGTGGCGCAAAGTAAGTCACCATTCAAATCATCATCTTCAAATGCATTCACAACACAAACTTCTTTGTCTTCGCCTCCTTCACAGACATACAAATGGTACAATCGCTGCTTAACAAATCACTCACCGTCTTCACGGAACAGTTGATCCAGAAGCAAAAGATCCCGGACGATCCCGCCACACGGCTGCGTGCCGGCTGCAACAAAACCGCCATCGCCATCTACAACGATTGTTTGCCGGCGATGAACAACCTGAACGCGCTTTATCGGAAAACCTTTGTCATACCGGACAACGTGTTGATACCGACGGACCTGTTACATACGCGCGGATACACGGAGGAGCTGGAGAAAAGTTTAGAGCAAGAGGTACAGACGGCCAAAGACGCCGTCATGCAAGGGGCCGTCTTCCTGGCCTCGCTAGAGGCCGAACTCGAGCTGCACCGAGAGCTGGAAGCGTGCTACGAAGCGGAAGAGGAAATAATTGAACAGTTGAAAGATTTCCAGGAGGAAGAGATCGATCCGGACGATGTGTCGGATCTGGTGAAGCGATTAGAAATAGCCGGTATCGTTGTGGATGGTAACGCACAAGAGAGCATCGTAGAGCttgataattttttattacaaaaataatagAAAGCATATGCTGCTTGATTGTTTCCCTATAGCAACCCTCTGAccggcagtgtgtgtgtgtgtacgtaaaTCGTAAATCTGTTTAacacttttttcttcccaCAAAACTTCGAGAGGTCACAATGTGTATCGATATCGATCGAAAGGAGCGTGATAATACAAACTCGGTAACAAATAGGtgataaaaacaaacgaaacaaaccacTAGCAAAGAAAAACCAGTCCCCCGCCGCTATCCCCGCAAATTGCACTTTTACAGTCCCGGTGCGACCACGTTGAGGAATTTCATGAAAATTTCCACCCCGATGAAGCAGGCCGCGTTGGCCGGGAACGCTCGCAGCATTACAGGCGTCACACCCTTGTACAGCGCCAGCGGACCTTCGCGGCGCATCAGCTCCCGGAACACGTCCCTTATTCCGTTCGGGTACGTGCCTTCCGGTGCCGTCTGCAGTCTCGATTTCAACACATCGGCCGGCATTCCAATCGCCCAGTTAGCGATTCCAGCCATACCACCGGCAAAGATCGTCCCCAGCAGTCCAATCGATGCGTCCTTCTTTTCACCCGCCTTCGGTGCCAGCGCCCGCTGGATGTACTCGTACGTGAGGAAATACATGCCGGACGCAGGGACATCGCGCAGCAACGTCGCAAAGGCGCCCTTGTAGATGCTACGCATTCCACCCTCGGCGTACAGCTGCTTGGCGCAGTCCACCATACCGTTGTACTTCTGGGGTGAATTGCCACCCTGCTGGATCTGCAGCAGACACTTGATACGCTCACCCGGCGCCATGACGGTGGTCGTGAAGATGCCCGAAAATGCACCGGCCGCAAAGAGCTGCGTGTAATTCAGCTCCTCGTCGGGAGTTTTCTGCTGCAACCGCTTACCCAACCCGAACCCGAAGAAGCTGACCGCGAAAATCGGTGCCACACCCGTGATCGGTGCCGACATGCCTTTGTACAGTCCCCGGAACCCTTCCCGGGCGATCGTTTTCTTCGCACAGTCCAGCGTTCCGGCGTACAGGGGTGCTTGGCCAGCGGCGGGCAAGGGCATCGTTTGGAGGCGCACCTTGATCGTGTCGAGCGGATGGCCGGCCAGCACCGTACAAATGCCACCGAACCCACCGGACAGGAAATACTTGATCGGACTCTTGTTCTCTGACATCGTGGCGCTGCCTGTGCTGATCCTTTCCCTTTTCGGCTACTATCCGGGTACGTGGGGGAGTGCGTAtgcgtatgcgtgtgtgtgtgtgtgtgtgagtgcggcCGTTTGTGTGATGTAAACGAACGCAATCGACGGCAAACAATGGACCGTACTGTTGTGAGGTAAACGTTTTACGCACCGCAACAAAAACGTAACtcaaaaccaaacgaaaaaactTAACGCACCGGGACGGCAATGGCTGTTGCGCTTCGTAACGTCGATATCTCACTGATGGTTCGCGTAAATATCACCGTGATATGCGGGAGGGACAAGGATTAACCAGTCTCTGCCTATTCCGTCCCGGGTTCAAAGTACGGCCAGATAACCAAAATATTATGACATTTTAGCGTGTGACGTCGACGGTCCGCACAGTGGGTCGTTCGAGCGGACAGGAAGATGTAAATACGCTTTTTAGTACCGAACGGCCGTTGTACTAAAAATCTAGTGAGCGCGggaatttgaaatttgaaattgaGTGGTCTTCGTTTATCTTCGCTAACATTTATACTATCCTGTACAGTAAAGGAAAGCGTACATTGCTTGATAGTGCGAATGAAGACTTGTTTAAACCGCAGGAGGGCATTTTCGGAACAGGTCTACTCGTCTAATTTCTCACGCAAGCATTCAACTGGATAAAAGACGAGGAGGGTTTTTAAACCACCCAACCCAGACCGAAAATCGTCTGCAGGAAAAGATCCTTTTTCGAAGTTGTAACAATAAATCCTTCCTCAGCAATGCTCCTTCCTAACGGTTAACGATTTTCGACATCACAAGTTACAAACATATCCAGCCGGGCGCTAACTACCACTTTATTCGCAATGCTAATCTCACAAACCAAACTCTGCCCCGATAACTTATCGAATGCACAGCACTTCATAGTCGGTCACGCTCACCTCGGCGCCGTCGAACGGCAGATAGCAGCAACCGTGCGACGGGTGAATCTTGCCGGGCGTTTGCGATCCACCGTGGATCGCACGGCCCATGTACAGCGATTCACCGTCGGCCGTTTCGCCTATCTTCATGGCCGACTCCGGTACGCTACCGCCCGTTGCGTACTCCCACACGAACGCACCGTAGCGCAGCACTTCAAAGTCTTCCTTGAGGACCTCCTCGCCACCGTGACACACGAAGGCCACATTCTTGGTCGGGATCACCTTGGCCGGTATCATATCACCTTCGTGGAAGGCACGGCCGACGTAGATTACCTCACCGTCGCAATCGACACCGGCACGGACCATGTTCGGGGGAAACGGTCCATTGATGTTGCAGTATTGCCAGCAGCCCGCTACAAAAGAGAGATCGGTTCAGTTCCCATTAGTGCACCTTTGTTGAACTACACAGAAGGATTAGCGATTTGTACAGGAAGGAAGCTAAATCCCGCATTGGGCGGTGTTAGTGTTAGTTAGTAAGTACATTCGGAGACGTTAAGAGCCATGAGGCGGACAGGGTGGACGGAAGGATGGTACGGAGGTGGTTAGTAGTACCAGAAGCCGTTAAAAGAAGCGACAGTGTGGTTTGTGTGGGCAACGCTTATCTTTGTGACCGATTTTATCACGTACCGAATTCGTTCGGTACGCTTGCCCCATAAGACGGTGGCTTAACCGTTTCGCAGCACACGGACGGCGAGCTGGaagaatcggaagatgagctgGATGTTCGAGCGACCCCAGCAAACGGTGCCGGGGGAGCTTCGGCTGGGTTGTACGATAAGTCCGATGGATTAGACAAGTAATCGGGATGAAATCCGTAATGTGGATAACCTGAGGAAATTGCGACATTTTAGGGCAGGGATTGACTGAtcctccaacaaaaaaaaaaaaaacggcgcaTGATCTGTATTTTTAGCCCGCTTTATCTAAGTCAGTCGGACACGGGGCCAAGGGAGGGACGGCAGGACAGAACACAGATTAACAAGATAGCACCAAGTTCCGATGAAAGATTTGACAAAACGAATAACTTATCTAATCCCTTATCGGCACCAGTTGATGGGGCGAAACCGATGACCGAACTTGGGGAATTTAAGGAGCAatataatatttcaaaaactttGCTTTAACTATTGACATACTTTATCTTTTCCCGATAAAGTTATTACACTTTCGGGCTGTAAAATTATCCACAACACAACCATTCTCTTATCACACCGATTTTCTTCGAGAGCAGAAGCATTAGTTTACACTTTGCCTTGTTCGTTCTTGCTCCTGCTCAGTTTTCTGTTGTATCAGCTGGCCCCGGTGCTGAGGTAAGGCGGGGAGGCCTTCCTGGccaacaaacacgcacacgcgaGACGTTCAGCTAACAATCGCACAGGAGAAGATGATGGGATATCACTTACCTCCGCTCATGATGATGCACTTGCCTTGGCGAAGGTCTTGACGAAGGAAACCgcgagagctttttttttgaggggTAAACGTCTACACGCGACACAACGCGTCCAACAACAGCGGATCGGTTGATGGTCAAAGGTACTGTAAGCTGGCAACACCTTGCCGCACATCCATTTATTTGAACGTCTTAACTAAGAAGCTAGACGACGGGCACCGTTCGGTGCACGTTATCGCGAAGATAACTTTATCAGTACGATTTCTTTTCTGGGTGGCTTTCGTTTTTTGCAACCGGATGGAACTCACACAACAATCCAGGGCGAATGGTTTGATTGAAAAGTGCATACAAAACCGGAAGCTTTCCTGTTGCAATGGTTGAACGATAtggtgcaaaagaaaaaaaagagtttgAAACAGGATTAGGGCGGTACGGCGAGTCATCTTGCTCGTAGACATCGAGGTGACTCATGTTTGTTCATCACAGTATTggttttcctcccccccccccctcccgggGGGTGGGTTCTAACTCCACGACAACTCACGGAAACAAACAGCTGCCTTTAaaagccccaaaaaaaacaaaacacccgcTTCAATCAACAAAAGAGGAACCCCACATCTAGAACAATCGGTTCGCTATCTTCACCTACTGAAGAGCATGTACGTTTACGTGGCCCCACGTACACAGGGACAAACAGCTACAGCGTGTGATAACTGTACGCAACTGTACCTCATCATCACATACCTACAGCTTTCTTCATCGCTTTGATTGGCCAAAATGCAACCCGAAAATCTTCATCTCATCATCGTATCTTCCGACACAGCCTTCGCTCATATTCGGATGCTGCTAAATagcaataaagcaaaacactgGACCTTCTCTTTTCGCCTAAATAGCCATGTTTAAATAGATTCCTTGTGTACATAAGAGTTGCGCGCCGTCCGTACAGGCTGCCGTTTACCGTTCGCACAGCACCTCGTAGGTCGGGACGGACACTTCCGAACCACCGTACGGGATGTAGATGCAGCTGTGCGAACACTGCACCTTGCCGATCGTTTGCGAACCCTCGTGATAGGCGCGGCCCACGTACAGCGGTTCCCCGTCGGACGTGTGGCCACCGACGACGGCACCCATCGGTACCTGGCCCGAGGAAGCCGTATCCCAGATCAGCTGCTTGTGCACCAACACCTCCACCTGGTCGACGAACGTTTCCAGCCCACCGTGCGCAACGTACGCCGCGTTCTTGTCCGGTATCACTTTGGCCGGCAGCAGATCGCCCGCGTGATGTGCCCGTCCGACGAAGATCTGCGCACCGTCGCTATCTACACCGCCGGGTACCATGTGCGGTGGGTACGGTCCGTGCACGCTAGCCGGAATCCATGAGGTGGCTAAAACGAAAGGAAGCATTGATTGGTAGGCTTTATGCTCCTCTTCCAACTACTACTCCCAGTCCAACCCTACCCATTGTTTTCTGTTGGTTGGAGTTTAGTAAACACTACACCACACTGTACAGGCCGACACTTGACACTCTCTCCGGGGGCGTTCGATTACGATCACTAGTCGAACCGggaatggtggaaaaatgttTATATAGAGCCCTTTTTATCTCGTGCGGCCGTTTAAGCGACAGAAACaatagtgtgtgtgagtgtgagatTGCTGCACACAAAGCAAAGTGTCGTTGGGCAAACAAGCAGGTATGCGAGACACTTACGCGACGGCCCTCCATCGCATCGACCATCGGTGAGCGAGGGTGAGCGAGATGGATGTGGATGGCCACATTGGTTATCACCAGCGGAGGAAACCACCAGGAAGGAACCGTGTTAGTGCCGGTGAAGAATCGGCGGGCTTCAAGATGCACCTTACACACATTAGTAACCCACTTTTGTCCGTGTTTTCGTGACATACACCACAGAGTCGTCGAGTCATACGTACCTTCAGTATCGGCAAGGTTTGTCGATACGAAACCCATTTATCGGTGACGATCGACACCCGTTCGTTACTCAACTAATGCCACTTCCTCCGATAACACCCAAGCTAATATTATAAACGATGCCACGCTTTCGGACGCACCTGGAATCTAATCTCCAACACACTCAATCGCTCACCGAGATTTCactttcaataaattttcctcCCTTTATTACTCACGTTTTATACCTTGAACCCACCAGCGTAGCATAGAGCCCGAGGGTTGGGTGGTGCTTATTCGCAACACGCCTTTACTCTAGCTGTAGCGCCCATTCATCGCCTTCCATTGCGATCTCTCCGCCGATCTGCTCTGCTCTGCTCTGATTTATAAATGTATGTAATGCATGTCTTTGCTTTATGAACCGCTTCTGGCCACATTATATAGGGTTTGCTTGTTCAAGAATCAAGAATACATGTATAtagggagtgtgtgtgtgtgtacgcgtgAGTGGATCCTTTTCCCCATTTTGTACGATCAACACGTACGTATATGCTAGGTTAGACTCACCATGGCCGCCATCTTTGTTACTACATATACTTGCTTCCCCAGATAAATTCTCTCTATCATTCCCGCAGCTACTACTGTGGGGTTTCTGTCCGCtgctgctttttgtttttattttaaatgcttcaTTTCGCTTTCATTTCCCTATATATAATTTTGTGTAACCAGCAATACTTGCTCTTTTTAGTCGAGTTACGGGCGCTTTAACTTAATTCGTGGTGATTATTTGCTCATAAACGGGAACCTACGGATGTCACTAGAAGCTTACAGTGAATTCAAGATTTGACAGCAGAAGCTCTTGAGAAGGCATTTCAATCCTGGAAATTGGGACCATCCATAAGGTTAAGATCACTTGCGTCTAACGACTTAAAAGATAAGAACAAATGTTACAACGTTTTGATAAACTGGACAGCATTTGTAATATTATCCCAAAAATActgtaataaaaaaaggacaagGAAACAACCACCATGAATTATGCTAAAAACCACCCAAGTTTCGACCTATGCGAAGATTGACTCGGCGCGAACTGGGAAACAGCAGCTTCTCTATTTATTCTCTTGTTTCCTGTCGTTTTGGCATactgtatatatatataatgtatatatatattataaaGCACACTAACTAGACCCCTTTCTCTCTAGTACCAGTACCTGTTCAGTATGTTACTCGCCTGTTCAGTATGTTGTCTGTTGCTTCCTTTTAAAAGTGTGGTATGTGCATCATTACCGCCCAATCCTTCCGATGAGGGAATCAAAAACGTTAGCCGTTCCTTGTACTTGTACTTCCCACTAGACGTGTAGTAGTTTGTATATGTTAACAACAATATTGCACACAACGTGCTTTTCTCGCGGCATACGTGCCATATGCGCGCGGTGTCGAAGATATatttaaatgtgtgtgtgtgcttgagaTGATGAGAGCTTTTCTGTCTATCCTTTTGCTGTGTCAGAGCGTTGAAAAAGGACCACATAAACATCGATTAGATCGCCAAATCTGATGGCATTGCGAGCGACTTGTTTGTCCGCTTCAAACTTTAAAGCTGCCCTCTTTAAactatctttctctctctctctctctctctctctctctctctctctctctctctctctttccatcTGACTCTCTGCCTCTCAGATAGAAACTTTGGATCTGGATGACTTTCTTTTAatacagaaaacaaacaaaacgatgaTTTGACGAAAGAGATACAGGGTTGCTCAGGCCAGTTCAACAACGTAGCAGAAAAGCttaaaaatattgcaacataaaaattaaaaatttaacattCTTTGCTTTAAACGTTTATTGACGTGttaatatgaaaattatataAAGTAATGGAGTTAacgattaaaaattaaaaaataatagttAATATTAAAACTATTAGGAATTCTCAATTGCCGAGTTGAGATTTTACAAGGTTGAACAGGCCTGAGAAACCTTGTATTGACCTCTTTGCTGGTTCTCGGCGGCTGGCTCAATCTCTTCGGCAGACACACCACGCACTATCAATACACCATATTAATTACCATGATGAATGCCACAGTGACGGAATCGTTAGCAGTGGAGTAGTCACCCATCCTTCCCTTTGCGTGGCGTGAGTGGCTTTTGAGTTGTGTTGGGTGTAAAGTACATTTTGTGTTCCATTTGTTCTGTAGCGTCATGGCAGGATTATTGTACTGTAATTCTCGTTCTACCCTCTGCTCATCTGTGTAGTAATATTGTAGCCATCTAGTCATTTTctagacacacacatatatgGTTGTAACTGCGAGACATTTTGCAATTTTCCGGGTGTGTGTTTCAGTAccgttttggttttgtttttcttcttcgattTGAACGCACTATTTAGTGCAAGCGTGTAAttgatttgcttttgctcAGAGCTGCGGGTTTCCATTTACAGGTGGAGAAATGGTTACAAATTACGAAcaagagaagagaaagaatGTGCATGCTAGGAAGGGCTCAAGACGAGTAACGCGATTGCATCATGCGTtcacagcatcatcatcttcatcatcggaaacacacaaaatatttaaaacggCTTCCCTACCCCCGGAAACACACGGAATAGAATCGAAAGCTTACACAACAAACCAAGCTTACCGTGAAGAACCAAGCCAACGGAACGGTTGTTcaaagagggggggggggaggttcgACTACTCTTAGTATCCCATTGCTCTACTGTgggcactactactactactccgCTGCCTTACTGATACTCATCATCACTGGACAGTAGCATCGTTTTCTCATTGTAGTTTTGGCTGATAGTCGACACCTTCTGCGGTACGACGCCTGCGCCGGGCATAAACTTTCGCTGGCTGCCAAGCGTCGGTGGGGCAATGTAGCTTCCGCCGTGTGCTCCGCCGGCCCCACCACCAGCTCCATTGCCGTTGTACGATCCCGTCGTCGCTGCACCGCTGCCCACACCGTGGCTCTGACCCGTTAGCTGATGGCTC
It contains:
- the LOC118510451 gene encoding congested-like trachea protein, producing MSENKSPIKYFLSGGFGGICTVLAGHPLDTIKVRLQTMPLPAAGQAPLYAGTLDCAKKTIAREGFRGLYKGMSAPITGVAPIFAVSFFGFGLGKRLQQKTPDEELNYTQLFAAGAFSGIFTTTVMAPGERIKCLLQIQQGGNSPQKYNGMVDCAKQLYAEGGMRSIYKGAFATLLRDVPASGMYFLTYEYIQRALAPKAGEKKDASIGLLGTIFAGGMAGIANWAIGMPADVLKSRLQTAPEGTYPNGIRDVFRELMRREGPLALYKGVTPVMLRAFPANAACFIGVEIFMKFLNVVAPGL
- the LOC118514324 gene encoding uncharacterized protein LOC118514324 — its product is MATSWIPASVHGPYPPHMVPGGVDSDGAQIFVGRAHHAGDLLPAKVIPDKNAAYVAHGGLETFVDQVEVLVHKQLIWDTASSGQVPMGAVVGGHTSDGEPLYVGRAYHEGSQTIGKVQCSHSCIYIPYGGSEVSVPTYEVLCERCYPHYGFHPDYLSNPSDLSYNPAEAPPAPFAGVARTSSSSSDSSSSPSVCCETVKPPSYGASVPNEFAGCWQYCNINGPFPPNMVRAGVDCDGEVIYVGRAFHEGDMIPAKVIPTKNVAFVCHGGEEVLKEDFEVLRYGAFVWEYATGGSVPESAMKIGETADGESLYMGRAIHGGSQTPGKIHPSHGCCYLPFDGAEVSVTDYEVLCIR
- the LOC118510452 gene encoding uncharacterized protein LOC118510452 gives rise to the protein MAINPEKEEYELQYFNFSSEELVAQNIQMVQSLLNKSLTVFTEQLIQKQKIPDDPATRLRAGCNKTAIAIYNDCLPAMNNLNALYRKTFVIPDNVLIPTDLLHTRGYTEELEKSLEQEVQTAKDAVMQGAVFLASLEAELELHRELEACYEAEEEIIEQLKDFQEEEIDPDDVSDLVKRLEIAGIVVDGNAQESIVELDNFLLQK